The following coding sequences lie in one Pseudorca crassidens isolate mPseCra1 chromosome 2, mPseCra1.hap1, whole genome shotgun sequence genomic window:
- the LOC137219238 gene encoding glycine cleavage system H protein, mitochondrial-like: MALRLARSVRAAVCSLRAISAPNAPCPPRPWGLRAGAIRALRTGPVLLSGRKFTDKHEWVTTENGVGIVGISNFAQEALGDVVYCSLPEVGTKLNKQEEFGALESVKAASELYSPLSGEVTEINEALAENPGLVNKSCYEDGWLIKMTLSNPSELDELMSEEAYEKYIKSIEE, from the coding sequence ATGGCGCTGCGACTGGCGCGGAGCGTGCGGGCCGCGGTCTGCAGCCTGCGCGCCATCTCTGCGCCCAACGCGCCCTGCCCGCCGCGGCCCTGGGGACTGCGGGCGGGTGCCATCCGGGCGCTGCGCACCGGTCCCGTTCTGCTGTCGGGTCGTAAATTCACAGACAAACATGAATGGGTAACAACAGAAAACGGTGTTGGAATAGTGGGAATCAGCAATTTTGCACAGGAAGCTTTGGGAGATGTTGTTTACTGTAGTCTGCCTGAAGTTGGGACAAAATTGAACAAACAAGAGGAATTTGGTGCTTTGGAAAGTGTGAAAGCTGCTAGTGAACTCTATTCTCCTCTATCAGGAGAAGTAACTGAAATTAATGAAGCTCTAGCAGAAAATCCAGGACTTGTCAACAAATCTTGTTATGAAGATGGTTGGCTGATCAAGATGACACTCAGTAACCCTTCAGAACTAGATGAACTAATGAGTGAAGAAGCATatgagaaatacataaaatctatTGAGGAGTGA